Within the Myxococcus virescens genome, the region TCGGCGACCCCTTTCGCGGTGACGATGCCGCTTTGCGGGAACGCGACCAGTTGGATACCGAGCCGATCACGAAACGCGTCACGCACCTCGAAGAGCGCGTGCAAGCCATCGAGCTTTCCAACCGGGTCGATGTCGACATGGGAGCGGATGTGACCGGTGCCGAGGGACACCATGCGGTTGGCGAGGGCCGTGGCTCGCTGCGCGACTGAAACGCCGACTTCGTTGCGCAGAGCGCGCTCCTCCACGGTCCGCTGCCGGATTGAACCCGCCGCGCGGTGCGGCTGCCACGGCGCTCCGAAGAAGGTCTTGTCGAGATGGCAGTGGCCGTCCACCAGCGCGGGGAGCAGCAACGCGCCATCGAGTTGAATGGATGTCGCTTCGCCGTGAGCGCTCTTTCCCGTGTCCGGTCGATGCTCGTCGATCGACGCGATGCGGCCATCGCGGAGGAGGACGTCCACGCGGCGGCCGTCAGGAAGGGTTACGTTCACCAGCTCGACTGGGGTGGACGTACGGGAGGAGTCGACTGACTGACGCATCCGGAGCTCCTTATCGGTCATCCCTGATGGCGCTTCCACTCGTCGTACAGTCCGTGCTCGTCCGCCGGGCGCAGAGGCCGCAAGGCGAGGGACTGGGCTTGGGGCTCGCGGGCCAACTGCGCGTAGATCGGCGCTGTGGAGAGACCGAAGGCTTCGCCCTCCTCGTTGGAGTAGGCGAAATAGGCGCCCTGGATTCCGCACAAGTACATGGCGGCCAGACACATCGGGCAGGGATGACCACTGGCATAGACGACGCAGCCGCTCAGGCTGGCGCTACCGAGGCTCTGGCTCGCATTGCGAATGGCCAGAAGCTCGGCGTGGGCGGTGGGATCCTTCGTCTGATTGACCTCGTTGACCGCGCGCGCGATCACCCGACCGTCGCGCACGAGCAAGGCCCCGAACGGACGGCCACCGGACTTGACGTTGGTGCGAGCCAGGGCGATGGCCTCGCGCATGAATTCTTCGGCGGACCTCTCCATCAGCGACCTCCGGCGGCTACGAGCATCTTGGCAATCGCGTCTTGTTTGCGCTCGCGGGCGTGCTGGAGCGGCGTGACGCCGTTTCCGTCCGCCAGGTTGACGTCGGCGCCTCCATCAATCAGGAGACGGACGATCGCCTGGTGACGTGGCCCGCCGTCGCTGAGCAGGATCGCCTCGAGCAGTCCGGTCCAGCCCAGGCGGTTGACGTGGTTCGGATCGACGCCGGCTTGCAGCAACGTTTTCACGACCTCCACATGGCCGCGTTCACAGGCCGGAATGAGCGCAGTGCCGCTGTAGCGGTTGGTGCTCTTCAGGTCGGCGCCGTTCTTCAAGGTCAGGCGCAGGATCTCCAGGTACCCCCGCGCTCCAGCCAGGAGGTAGGCGCTATCGAGCTGGCGGTTCTGGAGGTTCACGTTCGCTCCTGCCTCGATGAGGGCGCGGGCGGCAGCCACGTGGTTCCCGTCAGTCGCCAGCAAGAGCGACGTGTTGCCCGCCGAGTCCCGGGCGTCTACCGCCGCCCCCTGGCGCAGCAGCTCGGAGACCGTCGCCGCATCGCCCTTCTCTGCGGCCCGCAAGAGGGCCTCGGGCGGCACGGGAGAGCCGCCGTCCCCCACTCCCGCAGAAGCTGAGCAAGCCATCGTGAGCAGCGTCATGAGCATCACCCTCCAAATGTTCGCCAGGTGCACGACTTCACCTCCTGACGAGGTGCTCTAATCCCCGGCCATCCCATGCGGAAGCGAAATGCCAGAATGATTACCAGTGGGGTTCTGAATAGTTTGACCGAGAGCCCTTTGTAGAGACACCCGGATGCTCGATCTCTTCTTGCTGCGAAGCTTCGTCGCGGCCGTTGAAACGCATGCGTGATGCTCTCGTCCGGTGGACAGGCCGCTTGAGCCCCCTTGGGGTACACGCGTGCCCAGACCGCGCTCCCTTCAGGTGCGTACCAGGGGCCTGGACCTCTCGGCGCCTCTCGAGCCTCAACACCCCGCGGCCTGGGGTGGCCCTCCTGCCGGGGCCCACCTCGCACATCCCGTGGGCTGGGATTCGGTCCACTCACCGGCCCACCCGGCCCCCAAGGCCTCGGACATCGACAGGCATCGGTGGACAGGTGCCCCGGCCATGCTTCTCTTGATCGCAGGGGGTGCCATGCACTTCGAGGATCGTGTCGATGCGGGCCGGCGGCTCGCCCAGTTGCTGCGCGAGCGTGGCTACACGGGTGAAGGCACGCTCGTCCTGGCGTTGCCCCGCGGGGGTGTACCTGTGGCCTTTGAGGTGGCAACAGCACTGGGCGCACCTCTGGACGTCTGGGTGGTCCGCAAGGTCGGTGTGCCGGGCTACGAGGAACTGGGCCTCGGCGCGGTCGCGGAAGGCGGGGTCGCGTTCGTCAACCGGAGGCTGATGGACGAGGTGGGCGTCACCGAGACGGACCTGCAAGGCCTCGTCCGTCAGAAGGCGGATGAAGTGAAGGTCCGGGTAGCGCGCTTCCGCCAGGGCATCGCAGCGCCTCGAATCGAAGGCCAGCGCATCATCCTGGTGGACGACGGCATCGCGACGGGAGGTACCGTCCGAGCCGCCATCCAGGCGCTCCGCATGCACCAACCCGGCAGCATCATCCTCGCGGTCCCCGTCGCGGCATCCCAGACGCTCGCAGAGCTCGCCCCCCTGGCGGATGACGTGGTGTGCGTGCTTTCCACGCCGTCGCTGTATGCCATTGGCCAGTGGTACGCCGACTTCCAGCAGGTTCCAGATGAAGCGGTCGCGACGCTCCTGGCACAGGCCCGGCTCACCCTCGGTCACGACCGTCACGCGCCGCCCGGCGACACGGCCCACTCCTGACCGGGCGCCCGAAGCATCAGCGAGCCACCACCACCCGGGCCGCGATACCCCAGCCTTACAGGAGCCCACCGGGCGCAGTTCATCCCGGCCCTCCGAAGGAGCCGCCGTTCCGGCGCAGGGATGGCAGCTCGAGCCCTGCCGTGCATCTCGCTCCATCCCCACCCTTCATAGGAGGCCACCAGGCCCGAGCAGGAGCGAGTGATGCCCGTTTACGAGTTCTACTGCCGCAAGTGTAAGGAGCCCTTCACCGAGATCATGAGCGTCAAGGAGCACGATGAGCGAACGCCCAAGTGCCCACGCTGCCAGGAGACGAAGGAGGTGGAGAAGCGCATCTCCACCGTTCATACCGTGACCACCAAGAAGTGGCTGACGCTCTGACGCGCTCCCGGGCTTGCTCCGCGCCGCACCTGTGGCGGGGGGCCGACGCACGATGATCCCGGATACGCCGGACAGGGAGCGGAGCGCCAATGGCTCGGCGCCTTCGGCCACGGGGAAGGTGCTCACCCTCCTGCTCTGCGGAGATGTGATGACGGGCCGGGGCATCGACCAGGTCCTGCCCCACCCTGCTCCGCCGGGCCTCCACGAGGACTACCTGAAGGATGCGCGGGACTACGTCCGGCTGGCAGAGGAACGCAATGGCCCCATCCGGACGCCCGTCGGCTTTGGTGAGCTCTGGGGTGACGCGCTCGACGAGATGGAGCGAGCCGCGCCGGATGTTCGAATCATCAACCTGGAGACGAGCGTCACCACGAGCGCGGCGTGGTGGCCAGACAAGGGCATCCATTACCGCATGCACCCGGAGAACGCGGCTTGTCTTACAGCAGCCCGGATCGATTGCTGCGCGCTGGCGAACAACCACGTACTGGACTGGGGCTATCCGGGGCTCCTCGAAACGCTGGCGACCCTCCGGCGCCTGGGCATCGCCACCGCGGGGCTCGGGGAGGACCAGGAGCGAGCACGGCGGCCGGCCATCCTGGATGTGACCGGGGGCCGGGTCGCCGTGTTTTCGTTCGGTGATAGCAGCAGCGGAATCCCACCCGTCTGGGCCGCGACGGAAGACCGGCCCGGCGTGGATCTGCTGCCAGCGCTGACACCCACCGCAGTGCGGCAACTGGGCGAGCGCGTCGCGGCCGTCAAACGCACGGGCGACATCGTCGTTGCCTCCATTCACTGGGGCGGCAACTGGGGCTATGCAGTGCCGGACGCGCAGCGGGCCTTCGCGCGAGCGCTCATCGATGAGGCCGGCGTCGACATCATCCATGGCCACTCGTCGCACCACCCCCGCGGCATTGAGGTCCACCGGGGCCACCTCATCCTCTACGGCTGCGGAGACTTCCTGAACGACTATGAGGGAATCTCTGGCCACACGGCCTTCCGTCCAGACCTGACGCTGCTGTACCTGGCGTCCATCGCCCCGGCCACCGGTCAGCTGGCGGGCCTCCGCATGCTCCCGATGCAGCTGCGCCAACTCCGTCCCCATCATGCCTCACGACAAGATGCGGAGTGGCTGGGCGGCGTCCTGGACCAGCAGGGGCGGGACCTCGGGACCCGCACGCGGCTGGCATCAGACGGCAACGGTGCGCTCGTCCTTCAGTGGACGTGAGCCTCCCAGACACGCGACGAGCGGCCTCAGGGCCCCTGGTTCCCCCGCACGGCGGCGGAACCTCCTTGGACGCGGTGAGCGCACGCCTCCGGTCCCATGCAACCCGGCGCTCAGCCTTTCAACACCGCGAGCGGCACCAGCCGCGCCACCTTCCGCGCGATGCCAGCCGCCTCGACCACGTCCACCACCCGATCCACGTCCTTGTAGGCCAGGGGCGCTTCCTCCGCGAGCTCCGCATTGGAGGGACACTCCACGGCGATGCCCTGACGATTCAGCGCCGCGCGCAGCTCACTTCCCACCACCTGGCGTTTGGAAGCGGCCCGGCTCAGCCGCCGTCCCGCCCCATGGCAGGCGCTGCTGAGTGAGATGGCCTCGGCAGCCTCCTTCCCCACCAGCACGAACGACGCCGTGCCCATGCTTCCGGGGATGAACACGGGCTGGCCGACCTGATGGTAGGCCGCGGGGAGCTCGGGGTGCCCTGGACCAAAGGCCCGCGTTGCGCCCTTGCGGTGTACACAGAGGCGCTGGCCTCCATGCGGCTCCAACTTCGCGATGTTGTGGGCCACGTCATAGACGATGCGAGGCCACGCGGCGGAACGGTCTCCGAACCACCGGCGGAACACCTCACGCACCCGGTGGGTGAGCACCTGCCGGTTGGCCCAGGCGAAGTTGGCCGCGGCGCACATGGCCGCGAAGTAGTCCTGCCCCTCCGCCGACGACAGCGGCGCACAGGCGAGTTGACGGTCCACGAGCTGGATGCCCTCGCGGGCCAGGGCGCGGTCCATGGTGCGCACCGCATCCGTGCAGACCTGGTGCCCCAGTCCGCGCGAGCCCGTATGGATGAGCACGGTGAGCTGGCCCTCGAACAGCCCGAGCGCCGGGGCCACCTCCGAGTCGAGGACGCGCTCCACCCGCTGCACTTCCAGGAAGTGGTTGCCGCCACCGAGCGTGCCAAGCTGGTCATGCCCCCGCTCCCGTGCCCGAACGGAGACCTTGGCCGTGTCGGCGCCATCGAGGCAGCCTCTGGCCTCCAGGTAGTCGACGTCCTCCGGTGCTCCCAGTCCCAATACGTCCACCAGATAGGGGACGCCCTCCGTGAGGACCCGGTCCATCTGCTCGGGAGCCAACGACAGGCGGCCATGCCGGCCGAAGCCTGTGGGAATGCTCCGAGCGAGGTCGTGAGCCACCTCCGGCAGGACCTCCTTCACGTCCTCGTGCCGAAGCCCGGTCGCCAGCAACCTCACACCGCAGTTGATGTCGAACCCGATGCCGCCCGGCGAGATGACGCCATCCGGCAACGCTGTGCCCGCCACGCCGCCCACGGGGAAGCCGTAGCCCTCGTGCATGTCCGGCATTCCGATGGCGAAGCCCTGGATGCCCGGCAGAGTGGTGACATTGACGAGCTGAGGCACGCTCCGGTCGTGGACCATCTGCTGGAGCAACTCCGAGTCCGCGACGATGCGGGCCGGTACCCGCATGTCCTCGCGGAAGCCCTGGCCCAGTTCATACAGGGCGGGCCCTATCTGCCGGATGAGCGGCTCGAGTTGCTGCGGGACCTCGGGAAGTGTCTCCATGCTTGCCTCATGACAGGGGGGCTCAGACATCGAGGACGACCGTGGCCGTGAAGCCATCGTCATGCTCGTTCAACTCCAGGCCATGGAAGGTGGCGGCCTTCACAGCGGTCTTCAGCACGGGAGGCGAGACGCCGCGAATGTGGGCGCGCAGCGACCGCTCTTGGAGCTCGTCCACCACGAGGTCCGTGTAGACGCGCTTCGTCAAGTCCGAGCGGGCGATGAGCTCATTGAGCCAGTCGACGAGCAGGGCCTCGGTGTCCGGCGCCACGAGCGCGACGCGCTCCATCGCCGATTCTGGCGAGGGCTGCGGCAACGGTGCCTCTCCGAGCATGAGCTCCGCGAGCGCATACCCGGCCTCCTCGAAGAGTTCCGGGAGTCCCGTGCCTGAGATGCGGAGTTGAACCTCACTGACGTGCGGTTCGAATTGATGCGTACCTGACTCCACGACCGCCTCCTTCCCGCGCTCGAAGTGGAGATGCCCCCATCCGACGACAACCTCGTTGACGGCTCACGAAGGCGACGGTGGAGAGGCGTCCTGCTCCTCTGTCCCCATGGAACGCGTTGCTTGTTCGAACTCGACCTCCGACGGCGAGCCTGTCCGCACCGGAAGTTCCAGCCGTCGCCATGCCGACATGCCGCCCAGCACGTTCGAGACCAGCTGGAAGCCGTTGCGGAGCAGGATGCTCGTGGCAAGTCCGGAGCGGTGGCCCGTGCTGCACACCACCGCGACTGGATGGTCCTCGCGCAGTCCCAGCTCGGAGAGGCACTCCTCCAGCTCTGTCACATACGCATGTCGTGCGCTCCGGATGTGGCCACGCTCGAACTCCGAGCGCTCGCGCACGTCGAGCACCTGGAAGCCCTCCATCTGGGAAAAGAGCGCCTCGGGCGTCAGCGTGCCGCTGCTCTCGATAGGCAACCCCTCGTTGCGCCATGCCCCGAATCCCCCCGTGAGGATACCCTCCACCTGGTCGAGGCCGACGCGGGCCAGGGCCAGCACGGCCTCCTTCGAGTCCGCGTGCGCAGGCAGGACGAGGAACAGCGGCGTGCCCGGCTGCACCATCTGTCCACCGAACACGGACAACCCCTGCATCCAGACATTCAGCGAGCCCGGGATGTGGCCACCCGCGAAGGACTCGGGCTCACGCGCGTCCAGGACAAGGCCACTGTGACTTGCCCACTGAAAGCGTTTCGGCTCCAGGAAGGGGGTGGCGGATGAATCCGCGGAGAGAGGTACGCCACCGCGTATGTTCGCCTCCTCCATGCGCGAAAAATACGAAGGCCGGTGAAGCCGCTCCTGCACCTTGCGCTGGATGAAGTCGCTCCGGCTGGAGGTGAACACGGGGTTGTGCAGGCGCTCGAAGCCCAGTGTCGTCAACTCCCTGTCCGCGATGCCGCTGCCACACACCGAGCCTGCCCCATGGGCCGGGAAGACCAGTGTCTGGTCGCCTAGGGGCAGGACCTTCTGATGGAGCGAATCAAAGAGGAGCGCGGCATTCTCATAAACTCGCTCTGGCGCAGCCAGGTCCGTGCGCCCTGTCTCTCCAGCAAAGAGCGCGTCGCCCGTGAAGACGCCCCAAGCCTGGGCATGGTGGGGATCCAGGTAGACGGCCCAGCTCATGCTCTCTGGAGTGTGGCCCGGCGTATGAAGCGCCACCAGCGTCAAGGCCCCCAGGTGTAACCGCTCTCGCTCGCCCATCCGCACGTCGGCATGGCCGGTGATGGGGTGCCGGCCAGCCACCACCTGCGCGCCTGCAATGCGAGCAAGCGCGGAGGTGCCCTCAACGAAGTCCTCCTGGCGGTGCGTTTGGAGCACGTAGCGCAGCCGCAATCCCTGCCGCCGCAATACGTCCAGGTAGACATCGGCATCACGCCGGGGGTCGACGACGAGCGCCTCGCCTTCACTGCCCAGGATGTAGGTGATTTGGGCAAGGCCCTCGGTCTTGATGGCCTGGAAGTACATGGCCCCTCCTTCCGCTGAAGGTGGTCGCCATGACGGGAAAGAGCATCACAAGCACGGTGCGTTGCCGCCTGCATGGCCCGCCGGGAGTCCGGCCAGGAGCGGAGCATCCTTCCCCTCTTCTGGGCTGCTACCGCACGCCTGCCCGCGTGAATGGCAGCCGTGGAATTTCCATCACCCGGCGCTGAGACTCAATCGTTGCAGCAGACACGGTAGGCGCCCTGGTAGGGCGGCCTGTCCGTCGCCATGCAGTCATCGCCGATGGACTTCACGCCGCCACGCTCCGCACAGAACCGCGGCGCCTGCTGACGCGACATCGCACAGGCCTCCTCCCGCGTGCTGTACGTCCCCCGAGCCTCGACGTAGAGGCATGGCTTCGCCGGCGGCTGTGCCGGAGCCTGCTCCGATG harbors:
- a CDS encoding ankyrin repeat domain-containing protein; protein product: MTLLTMACSASAGVGDGGSPVPPEALLRAAEKGDAATVSELLRQGAAVDARDSAGNTSLLLATDGNHVAAARALIEAGANVNLQNRQLDSAYLLAGARGYLEILRLTLKNGADLKSTNRYSGTALIPACERGHVEVVKTLLQAGVDPNHVNRLGWTGLLEAILLSDGGPRHQAIVRLLIDGGADVNLADGNGVTPLQHARERKQDAIAKMLVAAGGR
- a CDS encoding CapA family protein, which gives rise to MIPDTPDRERSANGSAPSATGKVLTLLLCGDVMTGRGIDQVLPHPAPPGLHEDYLKDARDYVRLAEERNGPIRTPVGFGELWGDALDEMERAAPDVRIINLETSVTTSAAWWPDKGIHYRMHPENAACLTAARIDCCALANNHVLDWGYPGLLETLATLRRLGIATAGLGEDQERARRPAILDVTGGRVAVFSFGDSSSGIPPVWAATEDRPGVDLLPALTPTAVRQLGERVAAVKRTGDIVVASIHWGGNWGYAVPDAQRAFARALIDEAGVDIIHGHSSHHPRGIEVHRGHLILYGCGDFLNDYEGISGHTAFRPDLTLLYLASIAPATGQLAGLRMLPMQLRQLRPHHASRQDAEWLGGVLDQQGRDLGTRTRLASDGNGALVLQWT
- a CDS encoding RtcB family protein, which produces METLPEVPQQLEPLIRQIGPALYELGQGFREDMRVPARIVADSELLQQMVHDRSVPQLVNVTTLPGIQGFAIGMPDMHEGYGFPVGGVAGTALPDGVISPGGIGFDINCGVRLLATGLRHEDVKEVLPEVAHDLARSIPTGFGRHGRLSLAPEQMDRVLTEGVPYLVDVLGLGAPEDVDYLEARGCLDGADTAKVSVRARERGHDQLGTLGGGNHFLEVQRVERVLDSEVAPALGLFEGQLTVLIHTGSRGLGHQVCTDAVRTMDRALAREGIQLVDRQLACAPLSSAEGQDYFAAMCAAANFAWANRQVLTHRVREVFRRWFGDRSAAWPRIVYDVAHNIAKLEPHGGQRLCVHRKGATRAFGPGHPELPAAYHQVGQPVFIPGSMGTASFVLVGKEAAEAISLSSACHGAGRRLSRAASKRQVVGSELRAALNRQGIAVECPSNAELAEEAPLAYKDVDRVVDVVEAAGIARKVARLVPLAVLKG
- a CDS encoding FmdB family zinc ribbon protein, which encodes MPVYEFYCRKCKEPFTEIMSVKEHDERTPKCPRCQETKEVEKRISTVHTVTTKKWLTL
- a CDS encoding MBL fold metallo-hydrolase, with product MYFQAIKTEGLAQITYILGSEGEALVVDPRRDADVYLDVLRRQGLRLRYVLQTHRQEDFVEGTSALARIAGAQVVAGRHPITGHADVRMGERERLHLGALTLVALHTPGHTPESMSWAVYLDPHHAQAWGVFTGDALFAGETGRTDLAAPERVYENAALLFDSLHQKVLPLGDQTLVFPAHGAGSVCGSGIADRELTTLGFERLHNPVFTSSRSDFIQRKVQERLHRPSYFSRMEEANIRGGVPLSADSSATPFLEPKRFQWASHSGLVLDAREPESFAGGHIPGSLNVWMQGLSVFGGQMVQPGTPLFLVLPAHADSKEAVLALARVGLDQVEGILTGGFGAWRNEGLPIESSGTLTPEALFSQMEGFQVLDVRERSEFERGHIRSARHAYVTELEECLSELGLREDHPVAVVCSTGHRSGLATSILLRNGFQLVSNVLGGMSAWRRLELPVRTGSPSEVEFEQATRSMGTEEQDASPPSPS
- a CDS encoding phosphoribosyltransferase, yielding MHFEDRVDAGRRLAQLLRERGYTGEGTLVLALPRGGVPVAFEVATALGAPLDVWVVRKVGVPGYEELGLGAVAEGGVAFVNRRLMDEVGVTETDLQGLVRQKADEVKVRVARFRQGIAAPRIEGQRIILVDDGIATGGTVRAAIQALRMHQPGSIILAVPVAASQTLAELAPLADDVVCVLSTPSLYAIGQWYADFQQVPDEAVATLLAQARLTLGHDRHAPPGDTAHS
- a CDS encoding nucleoside deaminase, which encodes MERSAEEFMREAIALARTNVKSGGRPFGALLVRDGRVIARAVNEVNQTKDPTAHAELLAIRNASQSLGSASLSGCVVYASGHPCPMCLAAMYLCGIQGAYFAYSNEEGEAFGLSTAPIYAQLAREPQAQSLALRPLRPADEHGLYDEWKRHQG
- a CDS encoding archease; the encoded protein is MESGTHQFEPHVSEVQLRISGTGLPELFEEAGYALAELMLGEAPLPQPSPESAMERVALVAPDTEALLVDWLNELIARSDLTKRVYTDLVVDELQERSLRAHIRGVSPPVLKTAVKAATFHGLELNEHDDGFTATVVLDV